In the Novosphingobium sp. 9 genome, one interval contains:
- a CDS encoding phage major tail tube protein, protein MGMPSKHINSTAYVDGGSYLGIVAEFEEPKLAIATDDWRGGGMLGPVKLDMGLEAMDATLTMGGHTAALIRKFGTTAVDGVSLRLVSAYRADDGSAATSVNIFINGRFSEIDLGKSKAGDATEHKYTVPLSYYRREVNGVVDIRIDMVNGVFEVDGVDRYAEIMAILTS, encoded by the coding sequence ATGGGTATGCCGTCCAAACACATCAACAGCACCGCCTATGTCGATGGAGGAAGCTATCTTGGCATTGTGGCCGAGTTCGAAGAGCCGAAGCTCGCTATCGCCACGGACGACTGGCGCGGCGGAGGCATGCTCGGCCCGGTCAAGCTGGACATGGGCCTTGAGGCCATGGATGCCACCCTCACGATGGGCGGTCACACCGCTGCGCTGATCCGCAAGTTCGGCACTACGGCGGTCGATGGCGTCTCACTGCGCCTGGTCAGTGCCTACCGTGCCGACGATGGCAGCGCGGCCACCTCGGTCAACATCTTCATCAACGGTCGCTTTTCCGAAATTGACCTGGGCAAATCGAAGGCAGGCGATGCGACCGAGCACAAGTACACCGTGCCGCTCTCGTACTACCGTCGCGAGGTGAACGGCGTCGTCGATATCCGCATCGACATGGTCAACGGCGTGTTCGAGGTCGATGGCGTGGACCGCTACGCCGAGATCATGGCCATCCTCACCAGCTGA